TACTGTGGTTAATATAAAGGATTTAAATTATGATGGAGAGTTGAAGGTATGAAGGTCATTATCCATCTATATTCAATgtattttaagctaaaaaatttgtttaaaaacaaaatattattatagattaataatttgtatttatttttcattattttagctACCTGTTAATACCGATATTACCAAAGTTTTCTGCTGCGGTCCTTTCAAAAGTGATCCCTTACAATTACATGTACAATTGCCACAAACTGGTTATGTGCCGGGCCAACTTATTCCTGTTAGTATTTTAGTTACAAACGATACCAAAGCTCGGATTAATGAAATTTGTGTACGCCTGGTTATGGTGGTTAATCTGTTCAGTACACATCCGCTGCATAAGAGTAAATCAGAAACGAGAACTGTTTCTAAACTGATAGGCGATCCAGTGTTAAGACAttgtaaaaaacatttcaacTATTTGCTGCCTATACCTGCCACCCCACCCACCTGCTATACTTTATGCAGcatcatacaaattgcttatcGCGTCGAGGTGGAGGCCAAAATGCAGGGTATGATGTTTACCAATCAATGTATTCACACACCCGTTACCATTGGCAATGTACCGCTACAAATGGATGGTATGGTGGTGCAACAGCAGCCCATGTTTAGACAATTTGATATAACGGAAAATTATGGCAGTGGTGTGGgcataatagaaaataataatgatctTTCTACTAGCAATAGGAATATGGAACCTTGGTCTGCTATGGGTAATATCCGTAagtaaaagtgatttttataaattattcatattattattattgtgtaCTTTTATTTTCCTTAGCCGCTCCTGTCTACATGGAAGCTACTCATATGCCTCAGGGTAAACTTTCTGAGGAATCTGCTCATGattatggtgaaaaaaatttttccccCAAATATCCTGTGTTTAATATACCAAGTCCTACTAGCCTTCAGCCCTCGAATGGAGATGAAACAGATGGTCCTGTGTGCCCGCCGACGGTCACAGATCCCGATAAAACTACTTGGCTGTAAAATAAAATCCCctgttttgttaatatttttacatttataataaaaagttgTTCCCTTCCCAGGAGCAAGATATTAaagttatattattattaatttaataagtaacaagtaagaaagtatggtcggtcaagcccgaccatataataccctacaccaagtaaatgagtaaaaatatttttcttttaaaatatcaataatttatattcgtgagtgattttcggaagtgggccttatatggaaactatgactaattatggaccgaacgtaacaacatttggtgacatgaattttgtatatataaaacttatttggaccgaaatttgtgtagatacatatataaattaaacatttattttcaataggcttggtccttgggccgaaaacataatatgtaccaaatttgatcgaaatatcttcaaaattgcgacctgtattctACCTTAAGatgggtgctagactaatatttttgggcgttataaacatctgcacaaacacataataccctctccactatgttTGTTTAGGgtataaaagtatacaaaaaaaatttgtacaatttttaatttatatggtgaattttgtggaacttttttcgaaaaagtttaataacttttggaagtataaactgattttaataagtaaggagtgagatcgaaaaattcttaacatacatatatgtttataaaaaagaaaccactaaacttacagctttaattttttttttatttgattgaaattattattacaatttacaaaaaaaattatttttatagttttaatcactagtgatgaaattttgaacctttttcggaaacccttccattaacgtttttatagtgctttctgtcactttgctcgaacatgtagtccatctccgtttaaaatctaccacacttttggacaccttttttgtactcttcaattctcttttaacaagagcccaatatctctccactggccttagctccgggcagtttggaggatttgcctctcttggtacaaataccacattattgttcttgtaccactcaagggcttgtttgccatagtgacaggatgccaagtcaggccaaaaataagtggacacattatgaagtcttatgaatggaagcagccttttttgtaaacattccttgatgtaaatttcggtatttatagagcccgttgtaacaaatgagtggcttcttttgccgcaactgcatattgcttgccataccaagaactttctgggaaattttgtctgcttttgggtcctaaacttttcttcaacattccctcgagcatcagcaacataaaatttttgacctggaagttgcgaaaaatctgccagaacatacgtttcgtcatccattatgcagcaagaatatttttttataaaacttgacttcaatttccgtgctctgtttttggcctctaaatttttagtagcgttcctgtcaggaactttttgagccttgtatgtttttaaacctgcattagctttaacttttcgtaccaaatagtccgagcactgagctaaccgggctgctttcctaccggatgtgttgggagctcttttgaaaatgcgttctatttttttggctttagaaacatcatgtggaccattccttctacctgaaccaggttttctatcaactgacaagttctcccggtactgtttaataacattggaaacagtttgacggcagacctttgtatgcttggccaactttttgtaagaccaagttgggttttgttgaaaatatttaataatttcagtacgcacttttttctggtcactcattttaatcagattaacaaaaaaattaatataattgacattacacataataactgacatgtttttcaaaggtaacttgatcaaaaaaaaattcaaataatacttgggttaaaaaatgtaatgaaaaacgtgtgttaagaatttttcgatctcactccttaatgtCTTGTTTTTGTctatacaaaattgtatttaaaagagtttacaaagaaaaataggtttcatagaataaaattaaaataactattgttgaatttgaaaaattacgaaaaaaaaatgaaaaagaaagcgaaactatttataaaaacttaaataaattctaggaatatagatcttctacatacattttatgaaagcttaattctttacctaactataattgtttaaaattggtctaaaaatgtgtgagttagaggtactaaagtactacgacgtaccctttttcaaaataactcaaaattttaagggtttttcaaaatctttgaaaacggttttagtaccTAATGGAGTTTTAGGCTTACAAACTCCATTAGGTtgtttttcaagttctgacaaaaagtgtcaatttgtagcagagtgtaattgataaatatttattgtaacaattaatgacgtttttTGTCAAGataaagttgtctgagcaaaagcactaacaggTTTGTCATAacaaagcaataatactaataaatggggactatacctgataattttttatattgacaaccattttgacgtttatcatgttAAACATTTATCAGTTGTAGACATGAGGTAACAACACTCATaacaaaactatttagaaagaagtggttgggaagttttgcctcacccgcttcaTAGTCCATCCCCTgcccaaaaagctcttaaatgattagacctaagctttcttttaagaaaaaaatactactttgaaaaaaaagtcaacaaagtttttaaaatttttatgtttttttgagttacaaaaaatttattttgatagatatccaactcgcatcccactattaAATAGGTGTTtcaggaaaatatctaagatttcttttgaaaaaaggtcccattttgaaaaaaatgtcaaaaatctttttgatttcggaaaaaaagaatgtcgataattttttattttttttttaagaaagattg
The nucleotide sequence above comes from Calliphora vicina chromosome 1, idCalVici1.1, whole genome shotgun sequence. Encoded proteins:
- the LOC135951579 gene encoding arrestin domain-containing protein 17-like isoform X1, encoding MVVNCLIEFENNGSDTYLAGQVVRGKVTLTADVQKQVKAVTLKIKGLAHTSWSEDEGMGDDKKSVDYTGHIDYIKSKTQLFVSNKGSSTDTEFVIIEPGVHCFPFTCHIPPHSPSSVEGFSGYIRYWVQITLKRPWKFDQIYTKGFTVVNIKDLNYDGELKLPVNTDITKVFCCGPFKSDPLQLHVQLPQTGYVPGQLIPVSILVTNDTKARINEICVRLVMVVNLFSTHPLHKSKSETRTVSKLIGDPVLRHCKKHFNYLLPIPATPPTCYTLCSIIQIAYRVEVEAKMQGMMFTNQCIHTPVTIGNVPLQMDGMVVQQQPMFRQFDITENYGSGVGIIENNNDLSTSNRNMEPWSAMGNIPAPVYMEATHMPQGKLSEESAHDYGEKNFSPKYPVFNIPSPTSLQPSNGDETDGPVCPPTVTDPDKTTWL
- the LOC135951579 gene encoding arrestin domain-containing protein 17-like isoform X2 — encoded protein: MVVTCDIQFENNPEATFYAGQVITGKVTLQADKIKQVKAVTLKINGSAKTRWSEKGSQNNSDTTYWGQVDYMNTVTCLLAPNATDQAVLIEPGIHTFSFACHIPANCPSSYESIHGHIRYIIQVSLARPWKFDQTFTRGFTVLTIMNLNYDSPLLKLPVNTDITKVFCCGPFKSDPLQLHVQLPQTGYVPGQLIPVSILVTNDTKARINEICVRLVMVVNLFSTHPLHKSKSETRTVSKLIGDPVLRHCKKHFNYLLPIPATPPTCYTLCSIIQIAYRVEVEAKMQGMMFTNQCIHTPVTIGNVPLQMDGMVVQQQPMFRQFDITENYGSGVGIIENNNDLSTSNRNMEPWSAMGNIPAPVYMEATHMPQGKLSEESAHDYGEKNFSPKYPVFNIPSPTSLQPSNGDETDGPVCPPTVTDPDKTTWL